In one Chelmon rostratus isolate fCheRos1 chromosome 7, fCheRos1.pri, whole genome shotgun sequence genomic region, the following are encoded:
- the triap1 gene encoding TP53-regulated inhibitor of apoptosis 1 translates to MNSVGEACTDLKQEYDQCFNRWFAEKFLKGDRSGDPCTETFRKYQRCVQKAIKEKDIPIDGVEFMGPNKDKPES, encoded by the coding sequence ATGAACAGCGTCGGAGAGGCCTGCACCGACCTGAAGCAGGAGTACGACCAGTGTTTCAACCGCTGGTTCGCCGAGAAGTTCCTGAAGGGGGACCGGAGCGGCGACCCGTGCACCGAGACCTTCCGGAAGTACCAGCGGTGCGTGCAGAAGGCCATCAAGGAGAAGGACATCCCGATCGACGGAGTGGAGTTTATGGGCCCCAACAAGGACAAGCCCGAGAGCTGA